Proteins encoded together in one Phycisphaerae bacterium window:
- a CDS encoding glycosyltransferase family 39 protein, whose amino-acid sequence MNIQPTPPASATHDPSTADSSLGTKQGRSIWFLPAALFLTAVHLLFILAFFEPAISTPDASGYFKQARLMATEGRTWFRADSDLQYIPPHWLADEGGRYFSKYPPGLPLLAAALFQLDGPTAALLINPVLASLTLLGLMVFCRRWMGPGWALLVGVCMAVNPVTNQQALWAFAHTAVAFFLIWGMVFVLRGQTTRRTGWLFLAGLLLGVIPTIRYGEILLAIGFALFVLAGSAHERSRVRALLALAAGATLPLIALAVRNQLAYGAFWRTGYASTGEQTGFGLSYFAQHALPYLNQLLAEGVGPLFGLAVVGLALLCADRQIRNMGVLLLALIIPTTALYMSYYFPPDGASMRFLVPTLFLYPIAAVWTLRRLAQAFPRPAFVATAATIVVTFVWGFPASIQAMMPHRVTNEVLVRAGEAVSRDVPDGSILVVDRMSAQYLDFLGRWRVTESSVLEGDRRQGPPPRRVQAGPGPHPDSPRAPALRRYEDLDAAARGKQFADDVWNWAKGDRRVFVLLNNSAFDELRASLPDGNELRRLESIEPPKLPPGFTQRPGLPGPHGPPGGGRPGRFRGGPGPGGGPGGMPGPMPGIDAAQDEPRILAEWTRAD is encoded by the coding sequence ATGAACATTCAGCCCACGCCCCCCGCTTCGGCCACGCATGACCCGTCCACCGCGGACAGTAGCCTCGGAACGAAGCAGGGGCGATCGATCTGGTTCCTTCCGGCCGCCCTCTTCCTCACGGCGGTCCATCTTTTGTTCATTCTGGCCTTCTTCGAGCCCGCCATTTCCACGCCCGACGCCAGCGGGTACTTCAAACAGGCTCGCCTGATGGCCACCGAGGGCCGGACCTGGTTCCGCGCCGATTCCGACCTCCAGTACATCCCGCCTCACTGGCTTGCAGACGAAGGGGGACGCTATTTCAGCAAGTACCCGCCCGGGCTTCCGCTCCTCGCCGCCGCCCTGTTCCAACTCGACGGCCCCACGGCCGCCCTCCTCATCAACCCCGTCCTTGCCAGCCTGACCCTACTCGGTCTGATGGTGTTCTGCCGCCGTTGGATGGGCCCCGGCTGGGCGCTGCTCGTCGGCGTCTGCATGGCCGTGAACCCCGTCACCAACCAGCAGGCGCTGTGGGCCTTCGCGCACACGGCCGTGGCGTTCTTTCTCATCTGGGGCATGGTGTTTGTCCTGAGAGGCCAAACCACGCGCCGCACCGGTTGGCTCTTCCTGGCCGGATTGCTGCTCGGTGTTATTCCCACGATTCGCTACGGCGAGATCCTGCTGGCCATCGGATTCGCCCTCTTTGTACTCGCCGGTTCCGCACACGAACGCTCTCGCGTCCGCGCTTTGCTTGCTCTCGCGGCGGGCGCCACGCTGCCGTTGATCGCACTTGCAGTCCGCAATCAGCTTGCCTACGGCGCATTCTGGCGAACAGGCTACGCCTCCACCGGCGAGCAAACCGGCTTCGGCCTTTCCTATTTCGCCCAACACGCCCTGCCCTACCTCAACCAGCTCCTCGCCGAAGGCGTCGGCCCGCTCTTCGGACTCGCCGTCGTGGGTCTGGCCCTCCTTTGCGCCGACCGCCAGATTCGCAACATGGGCGTGCTTCTCCTCGCCCTCATCATTCCGACGACGGCGCTCTACATGTCCTACTACTTCCCGCCGGACGGCGCCTCCATGCGTTTTCTGGTCCCCACGTTGTTTCTCTATCCGATCGCTGCCGTCTGGACGCTCCGCCGACTCGCGCAGGCGTTCCCACGACCCGCCTTCGTTGCCACGGCCGCGACAATTGTCGTCACGTTCGTCTGGGGCTTCCCCGCATCGATTCAGGCCATGATGCCTCACCGCGTCACGAACGAAGTGCTCGTCCGTGCCGGCGAGGCCGTGTCCCGAGACGTCCCGGACGGCAGCATTCTCGTTGTCGATCGCATGTCCGCGCAATATCTCGATTTCCTCGGACGGTGGCGGGTCACGGAAAGCAGCGTCCTGGAAGGTGACCGTCGCCAGGGTCCTCCGCCACGCCGCGTGCAGGCCGGACCCGGTCCGCATCCCGATTCTCCAAGGGCCCCGGCCCTGCGCCGCTACGAGGATCTCGATGCCGCCGCTCGCGGAAAGCAATTTGCCGACGACGTCTGGAACTGGGCGAAGGGCGACCGCCGCGTATTCGTTCTGCTGAACAATTCCGCCTTCGACGAGCTCCGCGCCAGCCTGCCCGATGGAAACGAGCTTCGCCGGCTGGAATCGATCGAACCGCCCAAACTCCCGCCCGGATTCACGCAGCGACCGGGCCTCCCCGGCCCGCACGGACCGCCCGGTGGCGGCCGTCCCGGTCGATTCCGCGGTGGCCCCGGACCGGGCGGCGGACCCGGCGGAATGCCCGGCCCCATGCCGGGAATCGACGCCGCTCAGGATGAACCGCGTATTCTGGCGGAATGGACCCGTGCCGATTAG
- a CDS encoding aminodeoxychorismate/anthranilate synthase component II — MLLIIDNYDSFTYNLVQAIGAIDVSLPMKVARNDELTLADIERLRPSRVIISPGPGTPADAGISRDLIRAWAGRAPILGVCLGHQCIADVFGATVGPAARLMHGKTSLIHHDGSGVFRGMSNPFAATRYHSLAVERSSLPPVLIETARSDRDELMGLRHRDLPIEGVQFHPESFLTTEGSRLLANFLNDR; from the coding sequence GTGCTCCTCATCATCGACAACTACGATTCCTTCACCTACAACCTCGTGCAGGCCATCGGTGCCATCGATGTGTCACTTCCGATGAAGGTCGCCCGCAATGACGAACTCACGCTCGCCGACATCGAAAGACTCCGCCCGTCGCGCGTCATTATCTCGCCCGGCCCCGGGACGCCCGCCGACGCCGGCATCAGCCGCGACCTGATTCGAGCCTGGGCCGGGCGCGCCCCGATCCTCGGTGTCTGTCTCGGACATCAGTGCATCGCGGACGTGTTTGGAGCAACGGTCGGCCCGGCCGCTCGGTTGATGCACGGCAAGACGAGCCTGATTCACCACGACGGGTCAGGTGTTTTTCGAGGTATGAGCAATCCCTTCGCGGCGACGCGCTACCACTCACTCGCCGTCGAGCGATCCTCACTGCCGCCCGTGCTGATCGAAACCGCCCGCAGCGACCGCGACGAGCTCATGGGCCTGCGTCACCGCGACCTGCCCATCGAAGGGGTGCAGTTTCACCCGGAGAGCTTCCTCACGACGGAGGGCTCCCGGCTGCTGGCCAACTTTCTCAATGACCGTTGA
- a CDS encoding ATP-dependent Clp protease proteolytic subunit, producing the protein MRAINQRVPFVIESTGRGEREMDIFSRLLKDRVVFLTGGIDDEIANLVVAQLLFLSNEDPKADVHMYINSPGGVVSSGLAIYDTMQFLRCDVATYNVGLCASMGAIILCGGAKNKRFLLPNSRTLLHQPLIGGMLQGPATDLSIEAEEILRLRKTLYGILTSRTGKDAATVEKDCDRNKWLNAEEAVAYGLADRVLERMPDTPGKS; encoded by the coding sequence ATGCGCGCGATCAATCAGCGAGTACCGTTCGTAATCGAGTCCACCGGGCGCGGCGAACGCGAGATGGACATCTTCTCGCGTCTGCTCAAGGACCGGGTGGTGTTCCTCACCGGCGGGATCGACGACGAAATCGCCAACCTTGTCGTGGCCCAGCTCCTGTTTCTTTCCAACGAGGACCCCAAGGCCGACGTGCACATGTACATCAACAGTCCCGGCGGCGTGGTTTCGTCGGGGCTGGCGATCTATGACACGATGCAGTTCCTGCGCTGTGACGTGGCGACGTACAACGTGGGACTTTGCGCCAGCATGGGCGCGATCATTCTTTGCGGCGGGGCCAAGAACAAGCGCTTCCTGCTGCCCAATTCGCGGACGCTGCTTCACCAGCCGCTGATCGGCGGAATGCTCCAGGGACCGGCGACGGACCTTTCCATCGAGGCCGAGGAGATCCTCCGGCTCCGCAAGACGCTGTACGGCATTCTCACCTCGCGTACGGGCAAAGACGCGGCGACGGTCGAGAAGGACTGCGACCGCAACAAGTGGCTCAACGCCGAGGAGGCGGTCGCCTACGGATTGGCCGATCGCGTGCTGGAGCGGATGCCCGACACCCCCGGCAAGTCCTGA
- a CDS encoding ATP-dependent Clp protease proteolytic subunit, with amino-acid sequence MHGLPDVYNQYPPYQRTREMSLTDMLLENRIVFLAGPIVERTASVIIQQLLYLQSVRKDQDVNLYINSPGGLVDQTLAIYDTMNLMGYDIATWCIGQAASGAAILLMAGTKGKRYILPNAKVMLHQPYGGITGQAEDIRIQAEEVLKDKRRINEIIAQCTSKSIDQIEFETERDRYLNAKEALEYGIVDEILTEEDAKKIKK; translated from the coding sequence ATGCACGGCTTACCGGACGTTTACAACCAGTATCCTCCGTATCAGCGAACCCGGGAGATGTCCCTGACGGACATGCTCCTGGAGAACCGGATCGTCTTCCTGGCCGGTCCGATCGTGGAGCGTACGGCCAGTGTGATTATTCAGCAGCTCCTTTACCTCCAGTCGGTGCGGAAGGACCAGGATGTCAACCTGTACATCAACTCTCCGGGCGGACTGGTGGACCAGACGCTGGCGATCTACGACACGATGAACCTGATGGGCTACGACATCGCCACGTGGTGCATCGGTCAGGCCGCCAGCGGTGCGGCGATCCTGCTCATGGCCGGGACCAAGGGCAAGCGCTACATCCTGCCCAACGCGAAGGTCATGCTCCACCAGCCCTACGGCGGCATCACCGGGCAGGCGGAGGACATCCGCATCCAGGCGGAAGAGGTGCTCAAGGACAAGCGGCGGATCAACGAGATCATCGCCCAGTGCACGAGCAAGTCGATCGATCAGATCGAGTTTGAAACGGAGCGCGACCGCTACCTGAATGCGAAGGAAGCGCTGGAGTACGGAATCGTCGACGAGATTCTGACGGAAGAGGACGCCAAGAAGATCAAGAAGTGA